Sequence from the Cucurbita pepo subsp. pepo cultivar mu-cu-16 chromosome LG02, ASM280686v2, whole genome shotgun sequence genome:
tagggttaaattttatttttgttttaaaatttaattaaattataattttgtttctccatttacttcataaattttaaaaaatatctaataaaatggataaactttaatatattttttaatttttaaactttcaattttatatttaataaattcatgaatttttaatttatattccaGTTAATTACGATCAATTTTAcgatttttatattaaaaaaaattaaaagttttagaattttattcaatataaaattgaaatttatattgaatagatcaaataattttgacaTCATGCTTAAAAGttttatcattaaattataatttcatattgaattaaatcctcaattctttaatttatattgTTTCCAAAACCATCTGATAATAATTTTggctattattttttaattttaatctatattttaaaaccatttgATTGTAATTTTGACTGTaacaaattttgttattttactcTTCAAACTAAATCTATAAGGTTATTActtagttttaattaattcctaaattctttattttatattgcTTTCAAACCCATTAATTtgactaaaatattttattaaaattaacagataaaaagattaaaaattataaatagagaataatATTGAGCTCATATTCATTCTCTCTAAACAAATACTTTGGCTCTCTCTTTTGTCACACCAAGCATCCAAAGAACTAAGCCTCCGACAACAGCTGAGGTGACTGCTTTATGCCAAGAATCATTTTAAGATCATCATCTTACAAAAAGATCGATCTACATAATGCTAACGGAACAACTCGGTGTTCGGgtcctttcaattttttactaATAGTTGGACTCACATGATTATATCTAGGTACGCACAAAAATGTGTTCACCTCGACATCTCCTTAGATTTGTACTGACTTGAACCTCAAAATATGTTAGGCAAAATGCTACATAGAAGATATAAATACACGGTATACAACACCTAATAATAAGGAATAACTTTAAGGAAatgtaaattttgaattatcaAATATGTGAAGCCATCACTCCACTATCAacatcatgtcaagcttgaatgattctaaacatatAATCTAAATCGCAtagaattagaaataaatgtCACAATTGGCTAAAGGagagcacaaatgcttttttttttactacatcttcaaatttactttacaaatataatatacatgACTTTGTATCAAAACGAATACTGTTAACCTTTAATGAGACATTTTAAGAGTTGTAACTAAATGTAACCTCAAAGTAAATAGAAGTTTTCAAATACATTAAAGAAACACCATAACTCTGGTGATAATTtgaataacattttaaaaacatttttcctatagtttatattgcatgattgatATCTTAATTCATATCACTTATACTCGAGAGCTGAAATATATGAGAGTGAATGTGCCCTTGTTAGGTAACCACTCCTATTTATATCCATACGAgactttaaacataaatttccaAGTTACATGGAATAAaagggtttttatttttcaaatcaactttctatttcaattttcaatatagAGAATTGGTTCCTCTGACCTTATAATATTATCTTTCACACCTTTATTTTATGGAATAGGAAAGTTGCGTTTGTTTAGGAGTCATTTGGATGcggagaataaaaaatattgtaatttgtaatctccaataaaatttattttaaaaattcatttgttCTTATATGCTTTTAATGAATGATAGAACACACGGTAGTTTTGtaaattattcttaattaatatatgGATTAaacaaatgtaattttttaaattcttacttttataaatgtttattaaattaaaattatagaatcTTTGTATCAATTAAAATCTAATAACTATTTGGTGAGAACTGAATAGGCAAAATCTGATGAAAGAGATAAAAATCTTAACCGTCattgatatttattaatattaattgttgatattatttattaatatattaattttgacgaatctaaaagaatattatttattaaatttttggaaaagaTATTCGTTCAGTGAAGTGGAAGGGAgaataattagttaaaatcCAGTGGGGTACTCGGACCGTAGAGATGCATGAGATTCCGAATGCGTATACGTGGCATGCTCTCATTGGcgattatttttttcttttccattccCGACCCACACAGGCCAAAGAGTCCACATTCCGTAAACTTTCGtctatataattataaataacgTAACGGAGCGATTtctttactctctctctctctctctctcttcctcttcctcttccgtTCGTTCGCAATCGAGGAGCTCGAAGGTCTCGCCGAATCCAACCGTTCTTCCATGGCTGTTTCTCAAGCAAGTCTCCTCCTTCAGAAGCAGCTTAAAGGTGGATTTTATTTTCGTGAATTCGATTCTCTTAATCTGATTATGTGAAATCCTCGACTCGTAGGGTTTATTTCGATGTTCCTTTTTCAACTGTCCTGTTACCTTCTGTTTCATGCCTTTCAGATCTCTGCAAGAACCCCGTCGATGGCTTCTCCGCCGGTCTTGTCGATGAGAGCAATATATTTGAATGGAGTGTTACGATTATTGGCCCCCCTGATACGCTTTAGTATGTGTATACTGCTACGAATTatcgtttttattttctagatGTGACTgtttggtttagggtttatacTGTTTGTTATTACCTGGTATTGTTGGtttatattgaatttaattaagatttggGATTGTGgcctttgtttaatttttcgggagttgggtttttttttttccttatcatGTTCTTGGATTAAAATTGGGAGATTTTAATGCCTCTAATGTTTTAGGTATTGATTTACCTTATTTCTCTTGTTCCATGAGGGCTTTAGTCTAGTTGCTGTTATTTTGCGCCCTTCATTGCCCACTTCTTGTTTTTACTTTCTCTCCTTCCAGAAACTGGGAAGGAAACGCCcttaaattctaatttacGGATGTTTGGATgttctaatatttttctaGCCTTGACCACGTGAAGTTAGTTTAGTTATTTTTGTACTGGTTAATGTCTGTATATCTATCTAATGATGTTGTAATAATCTTATTGCAGCGAGGGGGGTTTCTTTAATGCCATTATGAGTTTTCCATCAAATTATCCTAATAGTCCTCCGTCCGTGAAGTTTACTTCTGAGCTTTGGCATCCTAATGGTCTGTTACTcttgttattatattatttgatgTTCTATTTCTTATCATTGAAGCATTTTGAGATTGAAGTTGTTTACTAAATTGTAGTTTATCCTGATGGGCGTGTTTGTATTTCAATCCTTCATCCTCCTGGTGATGATCCCAATGGCTATGAGCTTGCTAGTGAGCGATGGACCCCTGTTCATACGGTATCTATATTACTTTATtagttcttttaaaaatatttcgtcattttcatgtaaaattgatttaaaaattaaaatttgaagttatgGATGCCCATTACCCCATTATTCTTAAATGTGTGGACCCACTTTTGGACAGTAGGCGATGACTGGTTAGGAAGGTTCATTGAACAATTTTAAGTtgcttttcctttctcttttaattttttctcctAGTAAcattcctttctcttttcGTTTGTTAtttcgtttctttcttttggagttttcACTTCCTCTATCAGCACTAAtagttaatataaatattctaGAGATACAGTTTTCATGAGATTTGAGTGCTAGAACTTCACCTTACTGAATACTTGGAGAAGCAATATTTGACTGTAAATAACATATGCACTCTCAGGCTGATAAGTCTAGAAATTTATCTGACATTTGTATCTTTAGTAATATTATTATGCGTATCATCCACATCACCTACATGGTTTAAAAACTTTACCAGTCATCTTATCTGTCTCAGCATATAATAAGATGAGAATGGGATATGTCATATATAGGAAAACCTTAAAAATTAGGGATAGCAACATGAATGACCAAATTTGAGTGCAAACTGACCTTTTTATTGGATAAGTTAGCAAACAGTATAATCGAATATTAATTAGGAATTATGTAGCAAAATATGGATCTAAATCTTGGAATTTTAGTGATTAAAACAAATCTCATAAATCAAGGGATCATGTGGACAACAAAATATGGATCTAAATCTTGGAATTTTGGTAAAATCTCTTACCCAAATAAACATGAAGATTTCTTACAATTACTAAAACTTAATTCAAAATTGAGGCATATTTAAAACCtggaaagttgaaaaaaaacatagatttaattttctcaaaatctAACTTTCACATAATAGAAATATTtagttgaatttaaaaaaatattagaatttcaTACATGCAAATAACTAATATTTTGGGAACATTTAAAACAGGATCAAACCAACTCTTCAAAACAAATGTTCTTagtcttgttaaaaaaaatctgagGGGTAATCACCATGCATACAGATGAGTAAGAACACTTCATAATTTTGTGAGATCATTAAaactaattgaaaatttagggtagATAGAAACTTCAATACTAGGCTTCCTAGCATACCAATAATCTAGATATCTAAAAGTctagaaaattgaaagtaatCAATGGAGTTAGTGATGTAACTGACTGAAGAAATATAGTAAAGGTTGCCACAATAGAAAATGGtgtatttagattttagaatTGGAAAGAAATAAACCGTAAAAGGtttgaatcaattttataatatacaaTAAGTTTATTAGATttggaaatttaaaaattaattacacaaTTCCAGGGgttgtgaaattaaaatttggaaaatatgTATCTTTGGTTACGCCCTCAGAAGTTAAGAAGCTTATTCATCAAGTTGCTTACAAGGttaaaaatggaaggaaaatgtGCCCCTAAAAATGCCGTGGCCATTTTTCATAAGAAAACAATTCTTGGCTATTTTTCATAATAGCCATTTCTTTCAGTTTCTCTAAAAATTAGGCCTTACTTAGAATGTATGTTCTATTCTGGTTTAACATTTGGTGGATCATCTGTGGCATGAGATTGATTCAAATAGTTTCCTGATTTTCAATCAGTACATGTTCCTATCCTCCATGAATTATTTAACATCATCCACTTTTAGTGCTATAATAATTTTACCCTTTATGTATGCCATTTAACTTATGACGATATGCATTTCTTTGTTATGAAGTatcttgattttaaattaCGTCTTTCTCGAATTTTCAGATGGAGACTTATTagtatgattttattttttattttttcatttaaatatgtttaaatgAACAATTGTAGGTGTGTACCTTCTAAGTTAAGGACTGATGTTGCGACTTTAAAGCATGACCTCcttgtttcaaaaaaaaaaaaaaaacatattctcCTTGGATCTTCTTGTGTTTAGATGTCAAATAGTGAACTGAAACTTGgataattattcattttaaaatgcacCCATGCAGAAGGTGCTTAATGATTTGGAACTATATTCAGAAAAAAACAGGTCCTTTACTATTTTTGGTATTTGTTTCCTGTAGTaaaacttgttttttattcGAAGGTATAGCTGAAAATTGCAGCTTCCGTTCTAGTAGAAATTTCTACTCTACTTATAGTTTCTACCGTGGTTTCACCCACTGCTTCACCTTGTTCATCCTCTTCCCTATCATTCTAAGATAAACTGCAGGTCTTCAGTTTTGAGGCTAAATCATCCTGTTTTTGGCTTTGCGTGTGCAGCATGGTTTTGATTAGAAGTGGGATTTGCACTGAACTTTAGATGTTCTAAAGCAGTTccacttttccttttcaattctttggATATTTCTTGACCTTCAAAATGAATTATGATTAATAATGTTATTACAACATTGGATTTTGACATTTGGTATAATGTAGCGTCttgttttttgaaaaatcttgCTTAGAActaattacataaaaaaaatattgcttAGAATTACTACCTACCTATCATTCTGAGGAAGCTCCTGGACATTTCTTTCTCAGACAGTGCCCTCCTTCCTAAAAAGAGTCGGAGAAGAGGGGGTTGTTTTAACTATTGAGTGAGTGCATGACTGTTTGACTCTGATTCTGCAGTAAGATGTCCAATCCTCAAGTTAAGAAGTGAATGGCCATTTAGTAATTGGAATGGTTAAAATGGACATTAAATTGCAGTGATATTGTTGTGCAGGTCTTTTAGATAATGTTACgctgtaaaatatttttatgggTCTCTGACTTGTGTAAACTTAAATTCGTCTTAAAAGTATTTTCTAGAGGTAGGCATCCTCTCGATTGTTTCTTGGTCTTGCTTGCTATGTTCATTAATCTTCTTAACTGAACTTCCTCACGATGATAGCACCAATTCAAGGATGCGGTGAagaacttttcttttccctgGGCTGTGTAAATATTAATGAAGACtccgttgttgttgttgttgtaggTTGAAAGCATAGTTTTGAGTATTATATCAATGCTATCGAGCCCAAATGATGAATCACCTGCAAATGTTGAAGCTGCTGTAAGTGATTGTTCATTCTTGTCCAATGTTTGTCCTATCTATGCTTCATATATGGCAACCTACGTTTGCTTTTTGTTTGAGTACCTTACGTGCAAAAGAATCATCCCTTTATATTAGCTGACTTAGAGAAACACCAAGCAACATTCACGTGTgaatctctcttctttttgccTTGATGTCTGTTCCTTTCCCCTTTCTTATTTTTGCAtccttttattgttttcttcatatatttttttgatatcCTTGATAGTTGATCAGTCTTTCTTTCTGCCTTTTAGTTTGTCCATGTTCTCTATCCGCCAGCCTCTTGTTCTCAATACTCTTTTGTCTTGTCATCTATTCTCACATTTTgcatatttcatatttttatcaaaCCATTAGTCTTCTTATCCCTAAATTTGTGATATTTCGCTTTCAAAGCTAGTtgtttaaaattcaagatatgCATCGTGATAGTTCATAATTATGTGTATAGTAggaaaaaaaggacaaaac
This genomic interval carries:
- the LOC111787450 gene encoding ubiquitin-conjugating enzyme E2 7 translates to MAVSQASLLLQKQLKDLCKNPVDGFSAGLVDESNIFEWSVTIIGPPDTLYEGGFFNAIMSFPSNYPNSPPSVKFTSELWHPNVYPDGRVCISILHPPGDDPNGYELASERWTPVHTVESIVLSIISMLSSPNDESPANVEAAKEWRDRREDFKKKVSRCVRKSQEML